GGAATTTACATTTTCGTTGGAggacaagaattttttttatgatgAAACTTTGATTGTGAAGAGAATTTGTTTCACTTGTTATGTTtaggaaatattcattcattcattcattttccttcggcttattacctttattcatcatgggtcaccacagtggaataaatcgCCATCTTATCCAGTTATCCttaaacccatgccaacacggggagaacaagcaaactccacacagaaaggccaactgacccagctggcactcaaaaccagcgaccttgtagCTGTGAGgatacagtgctaaccactgagccatcgtgccacctcGTTTGGGAAATATCACATTCGTAAATGTCGATGGGTTAAAAAAATGCCTAGTTTTGTGAATTTCAAATTTGATCttcattatcattttaaaacattggAGAGTGTAAGAAATGCTAAGGCCATAAAGATTAAGGACTGTTTTAAAGCCTTGAAGTTTGACCCTTTTTAAAGTTTGCCTGAAATctgaatttacaatgtttattttgctggcTCACGTTGTTAATTTTAAGGTGGATAATTAATCAGTCAATTAGAAAATTAGTTTGCAGTTGTGTCTGCtcatttgcttctgcgtttgaAGTGGCGctccttctgttgacgtcaacctgacAGTTTCCATAGTAAATGTATATTAATTCCTTCTCTCACTGTTAAAtttgctatgaggaaatgatgcgcaaaataaagccccaccccctactcaatattctcttAAAGTtaaaatacatcaacatactgaaagaaGTCTCAGTGACTTGcggttcacgcagactttaaggACTCctatatttattttgcatttaaagatACGGGTTTGTTTTCCATAGCAGTttgtatgtacagttaaagtcaaaattattcgccttcctgtgaatttttttattctatttaaaataattcccaaatgatgtttaacagagcaaacattttttattctatagaaagtcttatttgttttatttcagctagaataaaagcagtttttaatttttctaagtgaggtttattaataaactaatttcgagaggatcacgtgcttatgatttatcacagccgatcacgtattaagctaatcagtatcatccaatcatatgagccataagctactataaataaccacagttttcagtccactttatcttcgtttggaagaaaccccccttcctccccattctcctccttcactttagatcgggcggcacggaggcccagtggctagcactgttagccccacaggaagaacactgccaaccctggtcctgccaggtcggtaggtgtttctgtgaggagtttgtatgttctccccgtgtccgcgtgggttttccccgggttctccagtttcctcccaccatccaaatatatacatcatgcataacaatcaagcatttgtctagcccccttttttccttacgtgttcccttagctactgcagacggggagttctgagatccaccgagctcgggctcccctctcgctctgcaaacgggaggaagccccgggctcgaggatcccttgagctcggggctctctcccgggacagcatgccaaacaagctattgatgaatcatcagctaagtgtgaactcttgaaactattttaaggtcaatattattagcccccttcagctatatattttttcagttgtctgcagaacaaaccactgttgtacatTGACTTCCTAACtaccctagttaacctatttaagcttttgaatgtcactttaagctgaatactagcatcttgaagaatatctagtcaaatatcatgtactgtcatcatggcgaagataaaataaatcagtcattagaaatgaggagggataataattctgacttcaactataggtCTCAAAAAATGGAGACATGAAATgcaaagtcagcatgaaatgaaAGCAGcaactgttttttgttgttgttgcgttTATCAGAGTGAAACAGACACTTGAACAAGAGCAAATGTAGGGTGGGACTGGATGTATTGACAGGTTGTTCCGCCTTCTGAGCTAGTAAACATGCAGTCAGTCAACAAAAGCTGCAGGCACCATGTCAAACGTCTGTACCTTTCCTCTCGAAGCTCTCTTCTCTCAGTATGCAGACTAGCGCCAGGAACTTAGTGACTTCCTTCAGGTAAAGCACTGTGGTGTTGTTCAGCTTTATGATGGCCAGAGACTCTTTATCATAAGCGTTTCCATTGCCTTCATCTTTTAAGCTAAAATGGACAAAAGCATAACCACTCATTTAACCATATGCATACAGTAATTTaacacaatagaagataaaaCATATGACATTTATCTTATATCTTACTCTGAGAGCATAAAAACATTCTAATAGATTTATAcagtgtaaaatatattaaattgaagATATAGTAAAGATTTTCATAATATTATCATGTTTTCTTTTTCATgaatatattaacataaatatttagCGCTGGGCAAAAATTTATCTCATCCAAAAGAaacgtttttgtatttttttttaatttttttttacatatgtgcatgtattgtgatttttttactatatttaaatacacacatgcatgcatatatttgagaaaatgtttatttatatttaaatatatagtatgtatatgatacaaattgtatatacatttaaatatatatttatgcaaaactataaatataataaatgaaaaaaactatgtatttatgctaaataaaacattattatattataaaatatacaaatataaatgtattaaatataaaaatattaattaaattaaatataaaatataattaaatataaatatatacaatttaaaatataaattttagttaaacataaaacataactaaatataaatatattaaactataattaaactgtattaaaaaacacacatttcgaaaatgttatttatttttcaaagaaagtattttaaaatacttttattcagcaaagatTGATAAAATCTTTACTGAATTAAAATCAgcattaaattgataaaatatatagtaaagatatttataatgttatcaataatttattcagttttcgtgaatatattaacataaatatttagtgctgggcaaaaattaattacgattaatcacatccaaaatagaagattgttttgacataatatatgcgtGTGTACTgtgattatttattatgtttaaaaaatacacacatgcatgcatatatttgaggaaatgtttatttatattttgatatataagatgtatatgatacaaattgtatatacatttaaatatccatgcaaaaaaactataaatataatataaaaatataaatattacttatactaaataaattatataaaatatatatataattattatatatatatataaatatattaaatataaataaaaaataagaaaaattgaaaatataattaaattaaatataaaaaaattaaatatataaaatattaaaatcaaatatataaaatattaaaattaaatatataaaatatcaaaattaaatatataaaatattttaatattatatataaaaacacacatatctTATATCAAATCAAACTCATTTTGgttgcgattaatctttgcctaGCTCTATAAATATATCCTATTTCAGCATATCAGAAATCTTTCTGAAagaatgtgacactgaagactggagtaataatgctgaaaattcatatcataataataataatcataaaacataattaaactgAAAACAGCTCTTTTAAACTGtagtaatatttcataatattactgtaattttaaacACTCAAACGCAGTCTTGTTGAGCAAACACATCTTTAAAAAACTGACTGTGAACTTTAATATAACACTGCAGTAGTGTAAAGAAGACTAATAAAACTAAATGAACATGAAATGAACACATTCACTCCTTTTAACAGAGTCTCACCCGTAAATGCACGAGACATCAATGACCACATCGATCATGTCACAGCAGAGCTCGTATGACTGCATGTCCACCGGAGAGCTGTCGGTGGCGATGTAGATCTTACTGACCACATCGAACAGAAATGCTTTCTCAATCCCAGaattctgaaaagaaaaaaaattactgatAAATATGCATTTGGTGAACACGTTTGCATAGGTTTTTAACTCATACTAGTATGAAGGAGTCTGGAATTAGAGGCAGGTATTTTCCTCAGATCATCTATTTAAAGGAATTCAATAAAAGTGAAGGTATATAGGAGTGGACGTACAGAAATGAATATGTTGAGGAGGTTTTCCAGCGTGGGGAGTTGAGGGATGAGTTTCTGGACCACCTTACTGAAGGCCTCAAATATGGAGTGGTCATAGATGCTGGTTAGGTAGAAACTGAAAGCAAATTAAGGAAATagcatttatttacattcttttttttttaataacttacatgccttattcaaatttgtcagtgcttttttgttttattaattttacatttgtaatatttagtatatgattttgtttgtttttgaaatatGACAGAATTTGTAGATGCATTACAGCAAAGAGCTTAAAATCACTATGCTCTTTGATTACAGTTCTATCAACTAggctttaattaaaaaataactgaACGTTGATAATGTGACATTGAGTATTTCAGAATAATGttcatataataataaagtacatACTAAATATTGGAAATTTAGTGCGAAACAATGAACTTCCCTGACCTAAGAGACGgtggttaattttttttcccaaaactttaatttattgtttagTATTTCCgttttcacttaattttttgctaatgtttcaataatttagctgttttcatcttttttttatttataatattttattattaactagTTTTAATCATTACTTCACATATTTAGcttgtaaaactaaaatgaaaaatgttttatatttaataaatgacatcTAGCTGAAATGAAATATGCTTTTTATTTAGTTCAATTAAAGATTGCATTAAATAATAAGGAAATGTACTAATAATCACATTGATTAAAACAGCATAACAGATATTTTTTGAAAGCAAAAGATCAATTTTGACACCATAAAGACATCAAAAtctaatagaaaaaataatattatgataaaGATATACGATTagtattaatataatgtaattcatATTTGAACTCCtactttaatatgttttaatatttaaaatgttctatttagctttcatttattcagttttagcttaattttaataattcaaaacAGTAACATTTCTACttatgtaatatttgtatttatttcaataactcttaaaaaaaagttgacttttattttgagtTGTCTCAACTTGTAACCTAAGTACTGCATTTGTCTCAATTTAAGTTGAGTGAACTCAAAAAAggtctgcagcaagttgccttacgtTTAGGTTGagtcaagcttttttttttacagtgttagttGATGGTTTATTTAGCAGTAAAGCACATTATCTAGTGAATTACCTGCTGGGGTATCACTTCACTACTCCTCATAATCCCACCAAACACGCTCTATCTATCATTTCATTAGCTTGAAGGCAGACTGATCTGGTTTTTGGATCAGTTTGACCCACCTGAGGTGAAGCTTTTCCAGACTGGCGTCAGCAAGATCATCATTGGCTCTCTGATGAATGTCTCTCTGTGTCTCTATCTTATGATCGTCCGATAAACCGTCCACCTTGTGTATAAACACCTCGAAATTGATCTCCGGGTTCACCCTGAACGCCCGCGACACCGTCAGATGAAGCCTTCCTAACGCTTCTACATAATCATCCTACAGAGAGACAAAGACCACAGTAAACGCAGAATTCAACATTTGAGGTACTCACCATTTTCTGACCCTCAAATCAtgccaaaattattcatattttttttacaataagcacaaaagaagatattttgatgaatgtttgAAATCGGCAGCTACTGACATCCATCGTGAGTGTGATACgtgtaatatattacatttattttatgtattggttgtttatctaaatttgaccaatcagacagGGCCTTGCTATGTTTATCCCTGCCTGCTATTGGCTAGAGCAGCCCAAAAGTAAAAAtaccagagctgaaaataaacacaaatgtcaAGAATCGAGACAAgtgagaggaaaatgacaacagccaatcagagtcagattACCTTTGagggttttcactcattcatagtgttttaaagactaaatgttttgcATCGTGACagtttttagtctgaattagGTATGAAGAATATCTTTTTTTCGGTCTGTTTtaatttacaattaaataaagaaatgatttaaaaacataggtaataaaaatataatttttaaaggggaaatgttaaattgtaggaaatatcgttatcgcaatacTCAACCATTATTTATCGCATAATTTTCCAGTAACTTCAaactttcttttgttttcaacagaaaaaagccACAAAGTATTGAAAAAGTGACGGGTGAGTAAaggatttaaaatgaaaaaagtattataaataaataaataaataataataataataataatctatctatctatctatctatctatctatctatacatacacatatatatatatatatatatatatatatatatatatatatatatatatatatatatatatatatatatatatatatatatatatatatatatatataggtgaacTGTCACTCTACGGCAAGATACAACAGGTGAGTAGGGTAAACATTGGCTTTTTCTTTAAATAAGCAACTGAGGCATtatttcagaatatatatatgcacaaatacacaatttctagcattaaaaaaatcattaaatattggatcaatgtttttttatattttctctcTCCATATTTCAGAAAACACTAgcagcaataataatataataataatttccattttttgtgaaataaaagGTTGTATATAATCAGGCAAAATAAATCTAAACACATCACTttgtaaaaaccttcagaatattgatattaataaaacTGTAAGTTCTGGTTTACGCAAGAGCTGCTGAAATTGACATTTAGGTGGATGGTAAGCATTAGATACAGATTAGATTTTAATGTTTAACTCTTTCATCACCTTACAGGATATGCTTAAcatgcaattttttatttttcaataacatGTTAATCATTTGACATTATTAAAAAAGCCCAAAATTGACATGGTGCATGGAAACACACATTTGGTGTATTGTCTTAAGATAACAGCAAGGTTTATGTCACTTTGTCAAGTTTATGTTAATTGTttcttaataaaacattaaataaataaataaataataaaacatgcaaaataatgtATTTGCAATGAATTTCCCTTTAAGCAAGCAGACCATGACTGTAATTACGCAAAAATatgaagcatttttattttgcacAATAACATGGACTGATGAATCATGAATAATATGATCAGAAAAGTAAAGAGACATACATTTgacctgaaataaaaacataaaggaCAGAAATAGAATATAATAACAGCAAGGTTATGCCAGAAAAGGATACCATTTCTATTTCAAACAAGCAaggagtatttaaaaaaaacacacaccgaGAAAGATCAACAATCTCACTCAGAATGTTTCCCTGGTGCAATGATTTCACACATACCTGAGCATCAATGACGAAAATCAATGCGCCGGTGCCCCTGAAAATCATCTCATAGTCAAAAGTAGGGTCGAAAAAGTCCACCTGACCGGGAAAGTCCCATATGTGAAAGTTGACGAAGGAGCTGCCTGAGATGTCGTCCTTGTAGATCTtgttggtgctctccagaaagaGCGTCTCATTCGGGGACATCTTATGAAACACCACCTGAGATTCAAAACATTTGACAAGAGGTGAAgaatatgttatataatatacatatagaGATTTAATACTCAATCTTATTCACTCCTTAAGTACAAACAAGGTGGAAACAATTATAAAGTTACATTATAGTGTTTATATTGTATTAATGTACACAAATGGCAACATAATTTCTAACACttaacagaaaacacaaaaataaatccacACAGCAGCGATTTTAAGCGGTATTAAATGTTActtaataatatagaaatattcTTTGCATTTCCTTTTATGTCAGCAGACCTTCAGTGTAACTTGGCCAAAATACGAAGCTTTTTTAGCAGAAAGTTTTACAGACAGGATTAACAGACTTCAATAagtattcaataataaaaaaaaatcacatccaTCTGACAATAAAAAGtaaatgacaaatataaaatataatattttacaatgcaaattactGATGACATCTctttcaaatttaaaaataagatgttgtcatttagagctttttttttgcatataataataaaaagatgccatgttttctctcacacacatatttttttgacaacaaaaaaaagttttaagtttTATTGTCAGAATAGATAAAAAAAGATATCTGATGGAATGACATGGTAACATAATAAAACCATGCTTTTGTAAAGTACTGTATTGGTTGCACTTAagttacaaattattattaatataacattaaaatgCAATGTCTTTACAAACAAGCACCCTAGTACTTAATAATAACAGATGGTAATACTATAATACTTATTAAATATACCATAAAACAGAAATACTAATGTACATTGTATTCATCAACACTTAAAAAATACTTGATACTAAAATACTGAGGTACATGTGCATGGACTTTTACTACTATGGTAACGTTAGGGTGAATTCAGGTGAATTGGGACACTTTTAGTCATTGAGGTGACCAAGAAAAAGTCTACCAATTGATCTGAATTCACCATAACACAGTAATAATATGTTTTAGAAAATATGTATATcaaaatattgaggtaaagttggttttatattcacacatttgttaaTTTTGCCTTGTGACATGGTCcctatattgattgattgattgatatgatCCCTTGAATATGAAGTCTGAAATctcatgtaagtatgacttcaaaataacattagcactatttcatTGACTGTGGACTGTGGTGTGCTTTAAGAGTCATTTGCTACTAATATTATTTATAGAGGTTTTATAtttggatattcagacattctcctttataatataattttagaaaagtaatacttgcaaattctaaatagggaaatcatattagcagcaaatgactatcaaagtataaCATTGTTCACAGGGAAttagatagtgctaatgttgtttagaagtcatactgacatgctaattcgaatcgaatattcaaagtaacatggtaaacaatatagagactgtcaaatgaacgaatgtgcgaatatgaaaccaacttaacctctatatattatttccctattttgaatttgcaaataatactt
This DNA window, taken from Danio aesculapii chromosome 19, fDanAes4.1, whole genome shotgun sequence, encodes the following:
- the rragcb gene encoding ras-related GTP binding Cb, giving the protein MSIEYEEQLAGSLVDSFPKDFGYGVENMDMMQENLENSPSADNKPRILLMGLRRSGKSSIQKVVFHKMSPNETLFLESTNKIYKDDISGSSFVNFHIWDFPGQVDFFDPTFDYEMIFRGTGALIFVIDAQDDYVEALGRLHLTVSRAFRVNPEINFEVFIHKVDGLSDDHKIETQRDIHQRANDDLADASLEKLHLSFYLTSIYDHSIFEAFSKVVQKLIPQLPTLENLLNIFISNSGIEKAFLFDVVSKIYIATDSSPVDMQSYELCCDMIDVVIDVSCIYGLKDEGNGNAYDKESLAIIKLNNTTVLYLKEVTKFLALVCILREESFERKGLIDYNFHCFRKAIHEVFEVSGSTQRTGAVVQSSPPSCSGNGLSRLKSAALNGTPRSLV